A genomic stretch from Oreochromis niloticus isolate F11D_XX linkage group LG11, O_niloticus_UMD_NMBU, whole genome shotgun sequence includes:
- the cacng6b gene encoding voltage-dependent calcium channel gamma-6 subunit: MWSNFFVQQDEEGRTGVAGQSGGLAGMKGGRGQRRIHKMSDSQEGKIKLAFFVSIVGVTLTVLGMGTEFWVELAQPKNFSGNQTCQMAHYGLWKGCIRTLSVDEIDPERTSCGPADLRGESNCTYFKFFTSGENAVIFKKTTKKSLNLAAAVLALLSLTMMVMGSICIAMSLSKGVQFFLKPASFCFILSGVLVLLSVLIFHQSVLALLSSDQSIPLHHELSWSVACVGSAGGILIFGGVLFIILALPFSPWQKCFPHKNSDT, encoded by the exons ATGTGGTCCAACTTCTTTGTACAACAGGATGAGGAGGGTCGCACAGGGGTGGCAGGACAGAGTGGAGGTTTGGCTGGAATGAAAGGTGGTAGAGGACAGAGGCGGATCCACAAGATGAGTGACAGCCAGGAGGGAAAGATCAAGCTGGCTTTCTTTGTCTCTATCGTTGGTGTGACCCTCACGGTGCTGGGCATGGGGACAGAGTTTTGGGTGGAGCTGGCCCAACCAAAGAATTTCAGCGGCAACCAAACCTGCCAGATGGCCCATTACGGCCTTTGGAAGGGCTGCATCCGCACCCTATCGGTGGATGAAATAGACCCAGAGAGGACAAGCTGTGGTCCTGCTGATCTACGTGGAG AATCCAACTGTACTTACTTCAAATTCTTCACCTCTGGGGAGAATGCAGTCATATTCAAGAAGACAACTAAGAAGA GTCTGAATCTAGCAGCAGCTGTCTTGGCCCTTTTGAGCCTGACCATGATGGTGATGGGCTCCATATGCATTGCCATGTCGCTCAGCAAAGGAGTGCAATTCTTTCTTAAGCCAGCCTCCTTCTGCTTCATCTTATCAG GTGTACTGGTCCTACTCTCTGTCCTCATATTCCACCAGTCTGTGCTGGCCTTACTGTCCAGTGACCAATCCATACCTTTACACCATGAACTGTCCTGGTCTGTGGCCTGCGTGGGCTCAGCGGGAGGCATTCTTATTTTCGGAGGCGTCCTCTTCATCATTCTCGCTCTTCCTTTCAGCCCATGGCAGAAATGCTTTCCACACAAGAACAGCGACACCTAG
- the u2af2a gene encoding U2 small nuclear RNA auxiliary factor 2a isoform X3, translating into MSDFDEFERQLSENKQAERDKENRHHRRSSSRSRSRERKRRSRDRDRRSRDRRGDSKERRHRRSRSPHREKKKKVKKYWDVPPPGFEHITPMQYKAMQAAGQIPATALLPTMTPDGLAVTPTPVPVVGSQMTRQARRLYVGNIPFGITEESMMDFFNAQMRLGGLTQAPGNPVLAVQINQDKNFAFLEFRSVDETTQAMAFDGIIFQGQSLKIRRPHDYQPLPGMSENPSVYVPGIQTINGVVSTVVPDSAHKLFIGGLPNYLNDDQVKELLTSFGPLKAFNLVKDSATGLSKGYAFCEYVDVNLNDQAIAGLNGMQLGDKKLLVQRASVGSKNATLSSINQTPVTLQVPGLNSSVTQMGGLPTEVLCLMNMVAPEELLDDEEYEEIVEDVRDECSKYGQVKSIEIPRPVDGLEVPGTGKIFVEFTSVFDSQKAMQGLTGRKFANRVVVTKYCDPDAYHRRDFW; encoded by the exons CTGAAAGGGACAAAGAGAACCGCCACCACCGTCGGTCCTCGTCCCGCAGCCgcagcagagagaggaagaggaggagcagagacagGGACAGACGTAGCAGAGACCGCCGTGGAGACAGTAAGGAGCGGAGACACAGACGCAG CCGTTCTCCCCACcgtgagaagaagaagaaggtaaAGAAGTACTGGGATGTCCCTCCACCTGGTTTTGAACACATCACTCCCATGCAGTACAAAGCCATGCAAG CTGCAGGCCAGATCCCAGCTACAGCCCTCCTGCCGACCATGACTCCAGATGGCCTGGCTGTTACTCCAACCCCAGTACCTGTAGTGGGTAGCCAGATGACCCGACAGGCTCGTCGGCTCTATGTGGGTAACATCCCCTTTGGTATCACAGAG GAGTCAATGATGGACTTCTTTAATGCCCAGATGCGTTTGGGTGGTCTTACTCAGGCCCCCGGCAATCCCGTTCTTGCAGTACAGATCAACCAGGATAAGAACTTTGCCTTCCTTGAG TTCCGTTCTGTGGATGAAACAACACAGGCAATGGCCTTTGATGGCATCATCTTTCAAGGCCAGAGTCTTAAGATTCGCCGTCCCCACGATTACCAGCCCCTGCCCGGCATGAGCGAGAACCCCAGTGTCTATGTGCCTGGTATACAGACAATTAATG GTGTGGTGTCCACAGTAGTCCCAGACTCTGCTCACAAGCTCTTCATTGGTGGCTTGCCTAACTACCTGAATGATGACCAG GTGAAAGAGCTGTTGACGTCATTTGGCCCTCTGAAGGCTTTTAACCTGGTGAAGGACAGCGCCACAGGCCTATCCAAAGGATATGCCTTTTGTGAATATGTTGATGTCAACCTTAATGACCAG GCTATTGCTGGACTGAACGGGATGCAGCTGGGAGACAAGAAACTTCTGGTGCAAAGAGCCAGTGTGGGATCGAAGAACGCAACTCTG TCGAGTATAAACCAGACTCCAGTGACGCTGCAGGTGCCAGGTCTGAACAGCTCCGTGACTCAGATGGGCGGCCTGCCCACGGAGGTGTTGTGTCTGATGAACATGGTGGCCCCTGAAGAGCTGTTGGATGATGAAGAGTACGAGGAGATTGTGGAGGACGTCAGGGATGAGTGCAGCAAGTACGGCCAAGTTAAAAGCATTGAGATACCTCGACCTGTGGATGGCCTGGAAGTGCCTGGAACCGGCAAG aTCTTTGTGGAGTTCACATCAGTTTTTGACTCCCAGAAGGCCATGCAGGGGCTGACAGGCAGGAAGTTTGCCAACAGGGTGGTGGTGACCAAATACTGCGATCCAGACGCCTATCACCGCCGGGATTTCTGGTAG
- the u2af2a gene encoding U2 small nuclear RNA auxiliary factor 2a isoform X4 has translation MSDFDEFERQLSENKQAERDKENRHHRRSSSRSRSRERKRRSRDRDRRSRDRRGDSKERRHRRSRSPHREKKKKVKKYWDVPPPGFEHITPMQYKAMQAAGQIPATALLPTMTPDGLAVTPTPVPVVGSQMTRQARRLYVGNIPFGITEESMMDFFNAQMRLGGLTQAPGNPVLAVQINQDKNFAFLEFRSVDETTQAMAFDGIIFQGQSLKIRRPHDYQPLPGMSENPSVYVPGVVSTVVPDSAHKLFIGGLPNYLNDDQVKELLTSFGPLKAFNLVKDSATGLSKGYAFCEYVDVNLNDQAIAGLNGMQLGDKKLLVQRASVGSKNATLSSINQTPVTLQVPGLNSSVTQMGGLPTEVLCLMNMVAPEELLDDEEYEEIVEDVRDECSKYGQVKSIEIPRPVDGLEVPGTGKIFVEFTSVFDSQKAMQGLTGRKFANRVVVTKYCDPDAYHRRDFW, from the exons CTGAAAGGGACAAAGAGAACCGCCACCACCGTCGGTCCTCGTCCCGCAGCCgcagcagagagaggaagaggaggagcagagacagGGACAGACGTAGCAGAGACCGCCGTGGAGACAGTAAGGAGCGGAGACACAGACGCAG CCGTTCTCCCCACcgtgagaagaagaagaaggtaaAGAAGTACTGGGATGTCCCTCCACCTGGTTTTGAACACATCACTCCCATGCAGTACAAAGCCATGCAAG CTGCAGGCCAGATCCCAGCTACAGCCCTCCTGCCGACCATGACTCCAGATGGCCTGGCTGTTACTCCAACCCCAGTACCTGTAGTGGGTAGCCAGATGACCCGACAGGCTCGTCGGCTCTATGTGGGTAACATCCCCTTTGGTATCACAGAG GAGTCAATGATGGACTTCTTTAATGCCCAGATGCGTTTGGGTGGTCTTACTCAGGCCCCCGGCAATCCCGTTCTTGCAGTACAGATCAACCAGGATAAGAACTTTGCCTTCCTTGAG TTCCGTTCTGTGGATGAAACAACACAGGCAATGGCCTTTGATGGCATCATCTTTCAAGGCCAGAGTCTTAAGATTCGCCGTCCCCACGATTACCAGCCCCTGCCCGGCATGAGCGAGAACCCCAGTGTCTATGTGCCTG GTGTGGTGTCCACAGTAGTCCCAGACTCTGCTCACAAGCTCTTCATTGGTGGCTTGCCTAACTACCTGAATGATGACCAG GTGAAAGAGCTGTTGACGTCATTTGGCCCTCTGAAGGCTTTTAACCTGGTGAAGGACAGCGCCACAGGCCTATCCAAAGGATATGCCTTTTGTGAATATGTTGATGTCAACCTTAATGACCAG GCTATTGCTGGACTGAACGGGATGCAGCTGGGAGACAAGAAACTTCTGGTGCAAAGAGCCAGTGTGGGATCGAAGAACGCAACTCTG TCGAGTATAAACCAGACTCCAGTGACGCTGCAGGTGCCAGGTCTGAACAGCTCCGTGACTCAGATGGGCGGCCTGCCCACGGAGGTGTTGTGTCTGATGAACATGGTGGCCCCTGAAGAGCTGTTGGATGATGAAGAGTACGAGGAGATTGTGGAGGACGTCAGGGATGAGTGCAGCAAGTACGGCCAAGTTAAAAGCATTGAGATACCTCGACCTGTGGATGGCCTGGAAGTGCCTGGAACCGGCAAG aTCTTTGTGGAGTTCACATCAGTTTTTGACTCCCAGAAGGCCATGCAGGGGCTGACAGGCAGGAAGTTTGCCAACAGGGTGGTGGTGACCAAATACTGCGATCCAGACGCCTATCACCGCCGGGATTTCTGGTAG
- the u2af2a gene encoding U2 small nuclear RNA auxiliary factor 2a isoform X2, producing the protein MSDFDEFERQLSENKQAERDKENRHHRRSSSRSRSRERKRRSRDRDRRSRDRRGDSKERRHRRSSPSSFPQDNAGSRSPHREKKKKVKKYWDVPPPGFEHITPMQYKAMQAAGQIPATALLPTMTPDGLAVTPTPVPVVGSQMTRQARRLYVGNIPFGITEESMMDFFNAQMRLGGLTQAPGNPVLAVQINQDKNFAFLEFRSVDETTQAMAFDGIIFQGQSLKIRRPHDYQPLPGMSENPSVYVPGVVSTVVPDSAHKLFIGGLPNYLNDDQVKELLTSFGPLKAFNLVKDSATGLSKGYAFCEYVDVNLNDQAIAGLNGMQLGDKKLLVQRASVGSKNATLSSINQTPVTLQVPGLNSSVTQMGGLPTEVLCLMNMVAPEELLDDEEYEEIVEDVRDECSKYGQVKSIEIPRPVDGLEVPGTGKIFVEFTSVFDSQKAMQGLTGRKFANRVVVTKYCDPDAYHRRDFW; encoded by the exons CTGAAAGGGACAAAGAGAACCGCCACCACCGTCGGTCCTCGTCCCGCAGCCgcagcagagagaggaagaggaggagcagagacagGGACAGACGTAGCAGAGACCGCCGTGGAGACAGTAAGGAGCGGAGACACAGACGCAG CTCACCATCCAGCTTCCCCCAGGACAATGCTGGAAG CCGTTCTCCCCACcgtgagaagaagaagaaggtaaAGAAGTACTGGGATGTCCCTCCACCTGGTTTTGAACACATCACTCCCATGCAGTACAAAGCCATGCAAG CTGCAGGCCAGATCCCAGCTACAGCCCTCCTGCCGACCATGACTCCAGATGGCCTGGCTGTTACTCCAACCCCAGTACCTGTAGTGGGTAGCCAGATGACCCGACAGGCTCGTCGGCTCTATGTGGGTAACATCCCCTTTGGTATCACAGAG GAGTCAATGATGGACTTCTTTAATGCCCAGATGCGTTTGGGTGGTCTTACTCAGGCCCCCGGCAATCCCGTTCTTGCAGTACAGATCAACCAGGATAAGAACTTTGCCTTCCTTGAG TTCCGTTCTGTGGATGAAACAACACAGGCAATGGCCTTTGATGGCATCATCTTTCAAGGCCAGAGTCTTAAGATTCGCCGTCCCCACGATTACCAGCCCCTGCCCGGCATGAGCGAGAACCCCAGTGTCTATGTGCCTG GTGTGGTGTCCACAGTAGTCCCAGACTCTGCTCACAAGCTCTTCATTGGTGGCTTGCCTAACTACCTGAATGATGACCAG GTGAAAGAGCTGTTGACGTCATTTGGCCCTCTGAAGGCTTTTAACCTGGTGAAGGACAGCGCCACAGGCCTATCCAAAGGATATGCCTTTTGTGAATATGTTGATGTCAACCTTAATGACCAG GCTATTGCTGGACTGAACGGGATGCAGCTGGGAGACAAGAAACTTCTGGTGCAAAGAGCCAGTGTGGGATCGAAGAACGCAACTCTG TCGAGTATAAACCAGACTCCAGTGACGCTGCAGGTGCCAGGTCTGAACAGCTCCGTGACTCAGATGGGCGGCCTGCCCACGGAGGTGTTGTGTCTGATGAACATGGTGGCCCCTGAAGAGCTGTTGGATGATGAAGAGTACGAGGAGATTGTGGAGGACGTCAGGGATGAGTGCAGCAAGTACGGCCAAGTTAAAAGCATTGAGATACCTCGACCTGTGGATGGCCTGGAAGTGCCTGGAACCGGCAAG aTCTTTGTGGAGTTCACATCAGTTTTTGACTCCCAGAAGGCCATGCAGGGGCTGACAGGCAGGAAGTTTGCCAACAGGGTGGTGGTGACCAAATACTGCGATCCAGACGCCTATCACCGCCGGGATTTCTGGTAG
- the u2af2a gene encoding U2 small nuclear RNA auxiliary factor 2a isoform X1 → MSDFDEFERQLSENKQAERDKENRHHRRSSSRSRSRERKRRSRDRDRRSRDRRGDSKERRHRRSSPSSFPQDNAGSRSPHREKKKKVKKYWDVPPPGFEHITPMQYKAMQAAGQIPATALLPTMTPDGLAVTPTPVPVVGSQMTRQARRLYVGNIPFGITEESMMDFFNAQMRLGGLTQAPGNPVLAVQINQDKNFAFLEFRSVDETTQAMAFDGIIFQGQSLKIRRPHDYQPLPGMSENPSVYVPGIQTINGVVSTVVPDSAHKLFIGGLPNYLNDDQVKELLTSFGPLKAFNLVKDSATGLSKGYAFCEYVDVNLNDQAIAGLNGMQLGDKKLLVQRASVGSKNATLSSINQTPVTLQVPGLNSSVTQMGGLPTEVLCLMNMVAPEELLDDEEYEEIVEDVRDECSKYGQVKSIEIPRPVDGLEVPGTGKIFVEFTSVFDSQKAMQGLTGRKFANRVVVTKYCDPDAYHRRDFW, encoded by the exons CTGAAAGGGACAAAGAGAACCGCCACCACCGTCGGTCCTCGTCCCGCAGCCgcagcagagagaggaagaggaggagcagagacagGGACAGACGTAGCAGAGACCGCCGTGGAGACAGTAAGGAGCGGAGACACAGACGCAG CTCACCATCCAGCTTCCCCCAGGACAATGCTGGAAG CCGTTCTCCCCACcgtgagaagaagaagaaggtaaAGAAGTACTGGGATGTCCCTCCACCTGGTTTTGAACACATCACTCCCATGCAGTACAAAGCCATGCAAG CTGCAGGCCAGATCCCAGCTACAGCCCTCCTGCCGACCATGACTCCAGATGGCCTGGCTGTTACTCCAACCCCAGTACCTGTAGTGGGTAGCCAGATGACCCGACAGGCTCGTCGGCTCTATGTGGGTAACATCCCCTTTGGTATCACAGAG GAGTCAATGATGGACTTCTTTAATGCCCAGATGCGTTTGGGTGGTCTTACTCAGGCCCCCGGCAATCCCGTTCTTGCAGTACAGATCAACCAGGATAAGAACTTTGCCTTCCTTGAG TTCCGTTCTGTGGATGAAACAACACAGGCAATGGCCTTTGATGGCATCATCTTTCAAGGCCAGAGTCTTAAGATTCGCCGTCCCCACGATTACCAGCCCCTGCCCGGCATGAGCGAGAACCCCAGTGTCTATGTGCCTGGTATACAGACAATTAATG GTGTGGTGTCCACAGTAGTCCCAGACTCTGCTCACAAGCTCTTCATTGGTGGCTTGCCTAACTACCTGAATGATGACCAG GTGAAAGAGCTGTTGACGTCATTTGGCCCTCTGAAGGCTTTTAACCTGGTGAAGGACAGCGCCACAGGCCTATCCAAAGGATATGCCTTTTGTGAATATGTTGATGTCAACCTTAATGACCAG GCTATTGCTGGACTGAACGGGATGCAGCTGGGAGACAAGAAACTTCTGGTGCAAAGAGCCAGTGTGGGATCGAAGAACGCAACTCTG TCGAGTATAAACCAGACTCCAGTGACGCTGCAGGTGCCAGGTCTGAACAGCTCCGTGACTCAGATGGGCGGCCTGCCCACGGAGGTGTTGTGTCTGATGAACATGGTGGCCCCTGAAGAGCTGTTGGATGATGAAGAGTACGAGGAGATTGTGGAGGACGTCAGGGATGAGTGCAGCAAGTACGGCCAAGTTAAAAGCATTGAGATACCTCGACCTGTGGATGGCCTGGAAGTGCCTGGAACCGGCAAG aTCTTTGTGGAGTTCACATCAGTTTTTGACTCCCAGAAGGCCATGCAGGGGCTGACAGGCAGGAAGTTTGCCAACAGGGTGGTGGTGACCAAATACTGCGATCCAGACGCCTATCACCGCCGGGATTTCTGGTAG